The Marivivens sp. LCG002 genome contains a region encoding:
- a CDS encoding urease subunit gamma, with protein MNLTPREKDKLLISMAAIVARNRLARGVKLNHPEAIALITDYVVEGARDGRSVADLMEAGAHVISREDCMEGIAEMIHDVQVEATFPDGTKLVTVHHPIR; from the coding sequence ATGAACCTCACGCCGCGTGAAAAAGACAAATTGCTGATCTCGATGGCGGCAATAGTCGCCCGCAACCGTCTAGCCCGAGGGGTCAAGCTCAACCATCCCGAGGCCATCGCCCTGATTACCGATTATGTGGTCGAAGGCGCGCGCGACGGGCGCTCGGTTGCCGATCTGATGGAGGCGGGGGCGCATGTGATCTCGCGCGAAGACTGTATGGAAGGCATCGCCGAGATGATCCACGACGTTCAGGTCGAGGCGACCTTTCCCGACGGCACCAAGCTCGTCACCGTTCACCACCCCATTCGCTAG
- a CDS encoding urease accessory protein UreE, with protein sequence MVDLGLAPIPAREVRPAPNPPAALTIRLTYEDRFIRRKRLVTDQGEAILLDLPETRSLDHGDQLVLADGRAVQVIAAPEELLAVRGENLTRLAWHIGNRHTPCQIGAGRLLIKRDHVLADMLMRLGANLENVVEPFTPEGGAYGHGRTHGHAH encoded by the coding sequence ATGGTTGACCTCGGACTTGCCCCGATCCCCGCGCGAGAGGTGCGCCCCGCGCCGAACCCGCCTGCGGCTCTGACCATCCGTCTGACCTATGAGGACCGCTTCATCCGCCGCAAACGGCTTGTCACCGATCAGGGCGAGGCGATCCTTCTCGATCTTCCCGAGACGCGCTCGCTCGATCACGGGGACCAGCTGGTGCTTGCCGATGGGCGCGCCGTGCAGGTCATTGCCGCCCCCGAGGAATTGCTTGCCGTTCGGGGCGAGAACCTGACGCGGCTGGCGTGGCACATCGGGAACCGTCACACTCCCTGCCAAATCGGGGCGGGGCGCTTGCTCATCAAACGCGATCACGTGCTGGCCGATATGCTCATGCGTCTTGGAGCGAACCTTGAGAATGTGGTCGAGCCCTTTACCCCCGAGGGTGGCGCCTATGGTCACGGAAGAACCCATGGCCACGCGCATTGA
- a CDS encoding glycosyltransferase family 2 protein → MIDTESPVFVRHLAALPFQSGAILDAIEAEGGETVLFTSGGLAPEAIATTLPRKSEVSLGGATMLRLEGIGSLAVRIGTETQKLTPLPHDLDLLAGRNVALAFRNGEHLGAVMDWLRYHRRFFGMNGAVIFERAKEDDGFAATLREALVAEKIDTRVVYVRCAVPLGKSGLPPEQHPFNVAESPGKDRMELPEPDPWTAPMGEPLIFEIARQRFLARARAVANLDLHDLLFPVGGRGTVFDAAQRAESGVIAMHGRHCYPWAVKKGERPEFGDHICVQFDTPKVRSRWCVAPAKLASDAFWKFTRIANAEAAMPPFPFLRCMGVRHANDKISQIVPKSSLVEAPQLLELMEKAFGHTPQRVPDLEKPQVNYTSNFTTIVTTMKNEGPFILEWLAYHRVIGVEGFLVYTNDCNDGTDTFLELLQQKGYCQHRDNPFKGTDLKPQHAALQASESEELYTKADWLICMDVDEYINVKVGDGTLGDLYARLPDANLISCTWRLFGNADVHEYEDVPIISIFDRCAEEVTPKPHQAWGFKTLFRNIGLFKKIGVHRPNGLNPQLWDDVRWYNGSGKRMPLNYYRNGWRSSQSTYGYDMVQLNHYAVRSAESFLVKRDRGRVNHVDRDQGLSYWFRMNNNAVQETSIMRLLPRVRAEMDRMLEDPDIRAAHEGCVAAHKAKIAELLETENYTKFYQEITSDRMQTLARMHRHFGQNVFLAGPDSVPDEAVHKDPPQDFFFTVERTETTH, encoded by the coding sequence ATGATTGACACCGAAAGCCCCGTTTTTGTCCGGCATCTGGCCGCGCTCCCGTTTCAAAGCGGGGCGATCCTCGATGCGATCGAGGCAGAGGGAGGCGAAACGGTTCTTTTCACCTCGGGCGGTCTTGCGCCTGAGGCGATTGCAACGACCCTCCCGCGCAAGAGCGAAGTGAGCCTTGGCGGAGCCACGATGCTCAGGCTTGAGGGGATAGGCTCTTTGGCGGTCAGGATCGGGACGGAAACGCAAAAGCTCACCCCGCTGCCCCATGATCTTGATCTTCTCGCAGGGCGGAATGTGGCCTTGGCTTTTCGCAACGGAGAGCACCTTGGCGCGGTGATGGACTGGCTACGGTATCACAGGCGGTTCTTCGGTATGAATGGCGCGGTGATTTTTGAGCGGGCCAAAGAGGACGACGGTTTCGCAGCGACGCTCCGCGAGGCGCTCGTTGCCGAAAAAATCGACACCCGCGTCGTCTATGTCCGCTGTGCAGTGCCCTTGGGCAAATCGGGGCTTCCGCCCGAACAGCACCCTTTCAACGTGGCCGAGTCTCCGGGCAAGGACCGGATGGAGCTTCCCGAGCCGGACCCATGGACTGCGCCCATGGGCGAGCCGCTGATCTTCGAGATCGCGCGTCAGAGGTTTCTGGCCCGTGCGCGTGCGGTTGCCAATCTCGATCTGCATGATCTCTTGTTCCCCGTGGGCGGGCGCGGCACCGTCTTTGATGCCGCCCAGCGCGCCGAGAGCGGTGTCATCGCGATGCACGGGCGCCACTGCTACCCTTGGGCGGTCAAAAAGGGCGAACGCCCCGAATTCGGCGACCACATCTGTGTGCAGTTCGACACCCCCAAAGTGCGCTCGCGCTGGTGCGTCGCCCCCGCCAAGCTTGCATCCGACGCTTTTTGGAAGTTCACGCGGATCGCCAACGCCGAAGCCGCGATGCCGCCTTTTCCCTTCCTGCGCTGTATGGGCGTGCGGCATGCGAACGACAAAATCAGCCAGATCGTCCCCAAATCCTCGCTCGTCGAAGCACCGCAGCTTTTGGAATTGATGGAAAAGGCCTTTGGCCATACCCCCCAGAGGGTTCCCGATCTTGAAAAGCCGCAGGTCAATTACACAAGCAACTTTACCACCATCGTCACCACGATGAAGAACGAGGGCCCATTCATCCTTGAATGGCTCGCCTATCACCGAGTGATCGGGGTCGAGGGTTTTCTTGTCTATACCAACGACTGCAACGACGGGACGGATACATTCCTCGAACTCTTGCAGCAGAAAGGCTACTGCCAGCATCGGGACAACCCCTTCAAGGGCACCGATCTCAAACCGCAGCACGCCGCGCTTCAGGCCTCGGAGAGCGAAGAGCTTTATACCAAGGCCGATTGGCTGATCTGTATGGACGTCGACGAATATATCAACGTCAAGGTGGGTGACGGCACCTTGGGCGATCTTTATGCCCGCTTGCCCGATGCAAACCTGATTTCCTGCACGTGGCGGCTTTTCGGCAATGCTGACGTGCACGAATACGAGGATGTGCCGATCATCTCGATCTTTGACCGCTGCGCCGAAGAGGTCACGCCCAAGCCGCATCAGGCTTGGGGGTTCAAAACGCTCTTTCGCAATATCGGGCTGTTCAAGAAAATCGGTGTGCACCGCCCCAACGGGCTTAATCCGCAGCTTTGGGACGATGTGCGTTGGTATAACGGTTCGGGCAAGCGGATGCCGCTCAACTACTACCGAAACGGCTGGCGCTCGTCCCAGAGCACCTATGGCTATGATATGGTGCAGCTCAACCATTATGCCGTCCGCTCTGCCGAAAGTTTTCTTGTCAAACGCGACCGTGGACGGGTGAACCATGTGGACCGCGATCAGGGGCTTTCCTATTGGTTCCGCATGAACAACAACGCAGTTCAGGAAACGTCGATCATGCGGCTTTTGCCGCGGGTGCGTGCCGAGATGGACCGTATGCTCGAAGACCCCGACATTCGCGCCGCGCACGAGGGCTGCGTCGCCGCCCACAAGGCCAAGATCGCAGAGCTGCTGGAAACCGAGAACTATACCAAATTCTATCAGGAAATCACCTCGGACCGGATGCAGACCCTTGCCCGCATGCACCGCCACTTCGGCCAGAATGTCTTTCTGGCGGGGCCGGACTCGGTTCCGGACGAAGCGGTCCACAAGGACCCGCCCCAGGATTTCTTCTTTACCGTTGAGAGAACGGAAACAACGCACTAA
- a CDS encoding urease subunit beta translates to MIPGELMPKAGEITLNQGAEAITLLVANTGDRPVQVGSHYHFAETNPALRFDRETARGMRLDIASGTAVRFEPGQEREVQLIPIGGDRVVFGFNQHVMGAL, encoded by the coding sequence ATGATCCCCGGAGAGCTCATGCCCAAAGCGGGCGAGATTACGTTGAACCAAGGCGCCGAGGCGATCACGCTTCTGGTCGCCAATACCGGCGATCGTCCCGTTCAGGTCGGAAGCCATTACCACTTTGCCGAAACCAACCCCGCGCTCCGTTTCGACCGTGAGACCGCGCGCGGTATGCGGCTCGATATCGCTTCGGGCACGGCGGTCCGTTTCGAGCCGGGACAAGAGCGTGAGGTTCAGCTCATTCCCATCGGCGGCGACCGCGTTGTTTTCGGCTTTAACCAACATGTCATGGGAGCGCTCTGA
- a CDS encoding class I SAM-dependent methyltransferase — MGRRARQLDSEGDTVSRREHIQLLRVADVGNHFPGRLPEEWKTPYTVRDEDWPDARRKPQSKYLSRIKNMRRAFNRIQLYFPELLTLPPQDVFELSTAHGAMLDILRDYGHRVVGNDYVNMVGASEGEEARALFRKANDDSFTRKTDDYGLPIPEDGKIEDWPYRPIIDSLGLDMALFDAGRMPYPFDDKSFDYVMSFQAIEHYCHPNDWHQVVDEMCRISRKCVFVMLNPMLPNLAADKDYATAFEAFRESMRGYDRNGFTCIGVHLHWGQALGFKLMAF; from the coding sequence ATGGGACGTCGAGCAAGGCAACTTGACAGCGAAGGGGATACCGTTTCGCGCCGCGAACATATCCAGCTCTTGCGGGTAGCGGATGTCGGCAACCATTTCCCGGGCCGATTGCCCGAAGAATGGAAAACCCCCTATACCGTTCGGGACGAGGATTGGCCCGATGCGCGGCGCAAGCCCCAGTCGAAATATCTCAGCCGTATCAAGAATATGCGGCGTGCTTTTAACCGTATACAGCTCTATTTCCCCGAGCTGTTGACGCTCCCGCCACAGGATGTCTTCGAGCTTTCGACCGCGCATGGCGCGATGCTCGATATCCTGCGGGACTATGGGCACCGTGTGGTCGGCAACGACTATGTCAACATGGTCGGCGCGTCCGAAGGCGAAGAGGCGCGCGCACTCTTTCGCAAGGCCAACGACGACAGCTTTACCCGCAAGACCGATGACTACGGTCTTCCGATCCCCGAAGACGGCAAGATCGAGGACTGGCCCTATCGCCCGATCATCGACTCTCTCGGGCTCGATATGGCGCTCTTTGATGCGGGGCGCATGCCGTATCCCTTTGACGACAAAAGCTTCGACTATGTGATGAGTTTTCAGGCGATCGAGCATTACTGCCATCCGAACGACTGGCATCAGGTCGTGGACGAGATGTGCCGTATCTCTCGCAAATGCGTCTTTGTGATGCTCAACCCGATGCTGCCCAACCTTGCCGCCGACAAAGACTATGCCACCGCCTTCGAGGCATTCCGAGAGTCGATGCGTGGATACGACCGCAACGGCTTCACCTGTATCGGCGTGCATCTGCATTGGGGGCAGGCGCTGGGTTTCAAGCTGATGGCTTTCTGA
- a CDS encoding phosphoadenosine phosphosulfate reductase, whose amino-acid sequence MADLGETLDKDEWRRELIKLGDERGFFKELGDKHTALHVREGSTLVVTFENLDHVFEHGGTRLPWGFDFIKSHGWSILGLMAHDWTWYRDDAVHDFFDTLRDDGFFDTFDRVVFYGASMGGYAAAAFSAACPGATVITISPQATLDREVTPWETRYSKAWDRNYRDRYGFAPDMLASADKVYLLWDPLAPLDAAHAALFTGQNIKRLHCRLMGHRIASAMQGMGILKPVILRAIAGTLTELEFYQALRARRGFTRYMKEMLAKVDERGNPWLTALFCEHYLSTRRGPAFRKVLNKAIADCKKRGITPPPSVNKRGAA is encoded by the coding sequence ATGGCAGATCTCGGCGAGACCCTTGATAAGGACGAATGGCGACGCGAGCTGATCAAGCTCGGCGACGAGCGCGGCTTTTTCAAAGAGCTCGGGGACAAACACACCGCGCTCCATGTCCGCGAGGGCTCCACACTGGTCGTGACCTTTGAAAACCTTGACCATGTGTTCGAACACGGGGGCACGCGGTTGCCTTGGGGGTTCGATTTCATCAAGAGCCACGGCTGGTCGATCCTCGGGCTGATGGCACATGATTGGACGTGGTATCGCGACGACGCAGTGCATGATTTCTTTGACACATTGCGCGATGACGGTTTTTTCGACACCTTTGATCGGGTGGTGTTTTACGGCGCTTCGATGGGCGGATATGCGGCTGCGGCGTTTTCTGCGGCCTGTCCCGGAGCCACGGTGATCACCATCAGCCCCCAAGCCACCCTCGACCGTGAAGTCACGCCGTGGGAGACGCGCTATAGCAAGGCGTGGGACCGCAATTACCGCGACCGCTATGGTTTCGCGCCCGATATGCTTGCCTCGGCGGACAAGGTTTACCTTTTGTGGGACCCGCTCGCGCCCTTGGATGCGGCCCATGCGGCACTCTTTACAGGCCAGAACATCAAGAGACTTCATTGTCGACTGATGGGGCATCGGATCGCCTCGGCGATGCAGGGGATGGGCATCCTCAAACCCGTGATCCTGCGCGCGATTGCGGGAACGCTCACGGAGCTTGAGTTCTATCAGGCCCTGCGCGCGCGGCGCGGCTTTACCCGCTATATGAAAGAGATGCTCGCCAAGGTGGACGAACGCGGGAACCCTTGGCTCACGGCGCTCTTTTGCGAACATTACCTATCGACGCGGCGCGGCCCTGCATTCCGCAAGGTGCTCAACAAGGCCATTGCCGATTGCAAAAAGCGCGGGATCACACCGCCGCCGTCGGTCAACAAACGGGGGGCTGCATAA
- a CDS encoding urease accessory protein UreD, whose amino-acid sequence MPDGTQIAAMQRARGRVALRFAGERHRLVDLHQSGCLKAMMPRNHAAEPDVVLINTAGGLTGGDHLDISASVETGARLNIATQTAERVYKSTGPMGRVSVDLTIGAGGAIHWMPQETILFDRSALGRSITVDMQDTSELLIVEPLIFGRRAMGESLSHFSISDQWRIRRSSRLVHAEATRFEGGLDDLSGSAALGDCRAIATILFVKDGAETRLDEARAILPDAAFSATKDRLIGRLAASDPRLLRGRLIHFLTRFRSAPMPRVWTM is encoded by the coding sequence ATGCCGGACGGGACTCAGATCGCTGCGATGCAACGTGCTCGGGGACGGGTTGCTCTGCGCTTTGCGGGAGAGCGGCACCGCCTTGTCGATCTGCACCAGTCGGGATGTCTCAAGGCGATGATGCCGCGCAATCACGCCGCCGAGCCTGATGTGGTTTTGATCAATACGGCGGGCGGGCTGACGGGCGGCGATCACCTTGATATCTCGGCGAGCGTCGAGACGGGCGCACGGCTCAATATCGCGACCCAGACCGCCGAGCGGGTCTATAAATCGACGGGCCCGATGGGGCGCGTCTCGGTTGATCTGACGATCGGGGCGGGCGGCGCGATCCACTGGATGCCGCAAGAGACGATCCTGTTCGACCGCTCCGCGCTCGGGCGTTCGATCACGGTCGATATGCAGGACACCTCCGAGTTGCTGATCGTCGAGCCTTTGATCTTCGGGCGCCGCGCCATGGGGGAAAGCCTTTCTCATTTCTCGATCTCAGATCAATGGCGTATTCGTCGTTCTTCACGTTTGGTGCATGCCGAGGCAACCCGTTTCGAAGGCGGTCTTGACGATCTTTCAGGGTCGGCCGCACTTGGGGATTGCCGCGCAATCGCGACCATCCTTTTCGTCAAGGATGGAGCGGAGACCCGTCTTGATGAGGCGCGAGCGATCCTCCCCGATGCTGCATTTTCCGCCACCAAGGACCGTTTGATCGGGCGTCTGGCGGCCTCTGATCCACGCCTCCTTCGGGGGCGCCTGATCCATTTTCTCACCCGTTTCCGCTCTGCGCCGATGCCGCGCGTCTGGACTATGTAA
- a CDS encoding glycosyltransferase family 2 protein, with protein sequence MSLLFVTAMRNEAIHLTEWIAHHRALGVDHFLIYTNDCDDLTTDILDRYAAEGIVTRVPTPKGEKTVQWRALHAASSHPLVKDAEWVAFVDCDEFFSLAQPYGSLAELLSKTREVEGIAVAWRLFGSSGIENWDEGLTIERFTRAAPLDIALPSAWFFKSIVKPSVFGRLGVHRPQQKKGDAPRWINGAGQALPEGFSQNPKRINLFGLQTKPPLVQLNHYSLRSAEEFLLKRQRGLPNRSTRALDLAYWVERNWNSVEDHGMTRHQEATRAEIARLGAIAPDLLARAKDEARARIATLRRDPEVEHFLWMLKLAGDSRPPRIEDTRAHLARLTAIQSD encoded by the coding sequence GTGAGCCTTCTCTTCGTCACGGCCATGCGGAACGAGGCGATCCACCTGACGGAATGGATCGCCCATCATCGCGCCTTGGGGGTGGATCATTTCCTGATCTACACCAATGACTGTGATGATCTGACCACCGATATTCTTGACCGCTACGCTGCCGAGGGGATCGTCACCCGCGTTCCGACCCCGAAGGGGGAAAAGACCGTCCAATGGCGCGCGCTTCATGCCGCCTCGAGCCATCCTTTGGTGAAAGACGCCGAATGGGTCGCCTTTGTCGATTGTGACGAATTCTTCTCGCTGGCGCAGCCCTATGGCTCGTTGGCCGAGCTGCTCTCCAAGACCCGAGAGGTCGAGGGGATCGCCGTGGCTTGGCGGCTCTTCGGCTCATCGGGGATCGAAAACTGGGACGAGGGCCTTACGATTGAACGATTTACCCGCGCAGCGCCGCTCGATATCGCGCTTCCGTCCGCGTGGTTCTTCAAATCCATCGTCAAACCCTCGGTTTTCGGACGATTGGGGGTGCACCGCCCGCAGCAGAAAAAGGGTGATGCGCCGCGTTGGATCAACGGCGCGGGACAGGCGCTCCCCGAAGGCTTTAGCCAGAACCCCAAGCGGATCAATCTTTTCGGTTTGCAAACCAAACCGCCCTTGGTGCAGCTCAACCATTATTCGCTTCGCTCCGCCGAAGAGTTTCTCCTCAAACGCCAAAGGGGACTGCCGAACCGCAGCACGCGGGCGCTTGATCTGGCCTATTGGGTCGAGCGGAACTGGAACAGCGTCGAAGACCACGGCATGACGCGCCACCAAGAGGCCACCCGCGCCGAGATTGCACGGCTTGGCGCCATCGCGCCCGACCTATTGGCCCGCGCCAAGGACGAAGCCCGCGCGCGGATCGCGACGCTTCGCCGTGATCCCGAAGTCGAGCATTTTCTCTGGATGCTCAAGCTCGCAGGGGACAGCCGCCCCCCGCGGATCGAGGACACAAGGGCGCATCTTGCGCGATTGACGGCGATCCAGAGCGACTAG
- the ureC gene encoding urease subunit alpha — MPAQISRATYADMFGPTTGDRVRLADTDLIIEVEKDFTTYGEEVKFGGGKVIRDGMGQSQRTRAEGAVDTVITNALIVDHTGIYKADVGLKDGRIAGIGKAGNPDTQSGVTIIIGPATEAIAGEGCILTAGAIDSHIHYIAPQQFDDALHSGVTTMIGGGSGPAHGTLATTCTGTWHIGRMLGAFDGLQMNTAIAGKGNASLPAPLREMVSAGASCLKLHEDWGTTPAAIDCCLSVADEMDVQVMIHTDTLNESGFVENTVAAMKGRTIHAFHTEGAGGGHAPDIIKVCGHPNVIPSSTNPTRPYTVNTLEEHLDMLMVCHHLDQSIPEDVAFAESRIRKETIAAEDILHDMGAFSIIASDSQAMGRVGEVIIRTWQTADKMRKQRGRLADETGENDNARVRRYIAKYTINPAIAHGMSRHIGSVEVGKRADLVLWKPAFFGVKPEMVLLGGTIAVAQMGDTNASIPTPQPVYSRAMFGGYGQGLAKGSVTFVSRAAYEAGIGEGLGKEVLPVENCRNIGKADMVLNNLMPDIDVNPETYEVRANGELLTCEPAKELPMAQRYFLF, encoded by the coding sequence ATGCCGGCTCAAATCTCACGCGCGACCTATGCGGATATGTTCGGTCCCACCACGGGGGACCGTGTGCGGCTTGCCGATACCGACCTGATCATCGAGGTGGAAAAGGACTTCACCACCTATGGCGAAGAAGTGAAATTCGGCGGCGGCAAGGTGATCCGCGACGGCATGGGCCAGTCCCAGCGCACCCGCGCCGAAGGGGCGGTGGATACGGTCATCACCAATGCGCTGATCGTGGATCATACGGGTATCTATAAGGCGGACGTCGGTCTCAAGGACGGGCGCATCGCAGGCATCGGCAAGGCGGGCAACCCCGACACCCAAAGCGGCGTGACGATCATCATCGGCCCCGCCACCGAAGCCATTGCGGGCGAGGGCTGTATCCTTACCGCAGGGGCCATCGACAGCCATATCCACTATATCGCGCCGCAGCAGTTCGACGATGCGCTCCATTCAGGCGTCACGACGATGATCGGCGGCGGCTCGGGGCCTGCGCATGGCACGCTGGCGACGACCTGCACGGGCACATGGCACATCGGGCGGATGCTCGGGGCCTTTGACGGGCTTCAGATGAATACGGCCATTGCAGGCAAGGGCAACGCCTCGCTCCCTGCGCCCCTGCGCGAGATGGTGAGTGCGGGGGCGTCCTGCCTCAAGCTGCACGAGGATTGGGGCACAACCCCTGCGGCTATCGACTGTTGTCTTTCGGTGGCCGACGAGATGGACGTTCAGGTGATGATCCACACCGATACGCTCAATGAATCGGGCTTCGTCGAGAACACCGTCGCGGCGATGAAGGGTCGCACGATCCACGCCTTCCACACCGAAGGCGCAGGCGGCGGCCATGCCCCCGACATCATCAAAGTCTGTGGCCATCCGAACGTTATCCCGTCGTCGACCAACCCGACGCGGCCCTATACGGTGAACACGCTCGAAGAGCATCTCGATATGCTCATGGTCTGTCACCATCTCGATCAGTCGATCCCAGAGGATGTCGCCTTTGCCGAAAGCCGCATCCGCAAGGAAACCATCGCGGCCGAGGATATCCTTCACGATATGGGCGCCTTTTCGATCATCGCCTCCGACAGTCAGGCCATGGGCCGTGTGGGCGAAGTGATCATCCGCACATGGCAGACCGCCGACAAAATGCGCAAGCAGCGTGGGCGGCTCGCAGATGAGACGGGCGAGAACGACAATGCCCGCGTGCGCCGCTATATCGCGAAATACACGATCAACCCCGCGATTGCGCATGGCATGTCGCGCCATATCGGCTCGGTCGAGGTGGGCAAGCGCGCGGATCTCGTTCTCTGGAAGCCTGCGTTCTTCGGGGTGAAGCCTGAAATGGTGCTCCTTGGCGGCACGATTGCCGTGGCGCAGATGGGCGATACCAATGCCTCGATCCCGACGCCCCAGCCCGTTTATTCCCGCGCCATGTTCGGCGGCTATGGTCAGGGGCTGGCCAAGGGCAGCGTGACCTTTGTCTCGCGCGCGGCCTATGAGGCGGGCATCGGCGAGGGGCTTGGCAAAGAGGTGCTTCCCGTCGAGAATTGCCGAAACATCGGCAAAGCTGACATGGTGCTCAACAATCTCATGCCCGACATCGACGTGAACCCCGAAACTTATGAAGTCCGCGCCAACGGTGAACTTCTGACCTGTGAACCAGCCAAGGAGCTTCCGATGGCGCAGCGGTATTTCCTCTTCTGA
- the ade gene encoding adenine deaminase yields MAKLEQRIAQGRGDEIADKVLRGGRVFDVVTGDLIDGDVAICGEVIVGIGAEYEAREVIDVSGKILVPGFIDTHLHIESSLVTPYEFDRCVAPRGVTTAICDPHEIANVIGLAGIRYFQEASQHTVMDIKVQLSSCVPSSHMETAGATLLAKDIAEVMGHPSNIGLAEFMNYPGVIFRDQGCMDKLRLFEGAHIDGHCPQLSGKDLNAYISAGIRTEHEATTAEEAREKLRKGMRVLIREGSVSKDLIALQPVLTDVTSAYMCLCTDDRNPLDIGEHGHLDYMIRTLIARGTSPLAAYRAASLSAAEAFGLKDRGQIAPGKRADIVAIDSLEGCHAALVLCAGVVVGDAAFAARRVIAPVGRNSVKAPKVGAETFRHGGNNPETPVIGIIEGKIITEYLREDIPSTDGDKRPDPARDLIRIAVVERHGINGNTATGFVKGFGLKAGAIASTVCHDHHNIAAVGVDYDDMALASNRLGEIEGGFVVVRDGKVLAELPLPVAGLMSLESFEHVRDRLVELREAARSLGVTLEEPFLQLAFLALPVIPALKITDRGMVDVHKFELIS; encoded by the coding sequence ATGGCAAAGCTCGAACAGCGGATCGCCCAAGGGCGCGGAGACGAAATCGCGGACAAGGTGCTGCGCGGGGGCAGGGTGTTTGACGTTGTGACGGGCGATCTGATCGACGGGGACGTTGCCATCTGTGGTGAGGTGATCGTCGGGATCGGCGCTGAATATGAAGCCCGCGAGGTGATCGACGTTTCGGGCAAGATCCTCGTTCCGGGGTTCATCGACACGCATCTGCACATCGAAAGCAGCCTTGTGACGCCTTACGAGTTCGACCGCTGCGTGGCACCGCGCGGGGTGACGACCGCCATTTGCGACCCGCACGAGATCGCCAATGTCATCGGTCTTGCCGGCATTCGTTATTTCCAAGAGGCAAGCCAGCACACCGTGATGGACATCAAGGTGCAGCTCTCCTCCTGTGTGCCGTCCTCGCATATGGAAACCGCGGGCGCGACGCTTCTTGCCAAGGACATTGCCGAGGTGATGGGCCACCCGTCCAACATCGGTTTGGCCGAGTTCATGAATTATCCCGGCGTTATCTTCCGCGACCAAGGCTGCATGGACAAGCTGCGCCTTTTCGAGGGAGCGCATATCGACGGGCATTGTCCGCAGCTTTCGGGCAAGGACCTTAACGCCTATATCTCGGCAGGGATCAGAACCGAGCATGAAGCGACCACCGCCGAGGAGGCGCGCGAGAAGCTTCGTAAAGGCATGCGCGTCCTGATCCGAGAGGGGTCGGTGTCCAAGGACCTGATTGCGCTGCAACCCGTTCTGACGGACGTGACCTCGGCCTATATGTGTCTGTGCACCGATGACCGCAATCCGCTTGATATCGGCGAGCACGGGCATCTGGATTACATGATCCGCACGCTGATTGCGCGGGGCACATCGCCGCTTGCCGCCTATCGGGCGGCCTCGCTCTCTGCCGCTGAAGCCTTCGGCCTCAAGGATCGCGGCCAGATCGCACCGGGGAAACGGGCGGATATTGTGGCAATCGACAGCCTTGAGGGATGTCATGCCGCGCTTGTTCTGTGTGCAGGTGTCGTGGTGGGTGACGCCGCCTTTGCCGCGCGCCGAGTGATTGCGCCCGTTGGCCGCAATTCGGTCAAGGCCCCAAAGGTAGGGGCCGAGACCTTCCGACATGGCGGTAACAATCCCGAAACGCCTGTGATCGGGATCATCGAAGGCAAGATCATCACCGAATATCTGCGCGAGGATATCCCCTCGACCGACGGGGACAAGCGCCCCGATCCCGCCCGTGATCTGATCCGTATCGCGGTGGTCGAACGTCATGGGATCAACGGCAACACCGCGACAGGCTTTGTCAAAGGCTTCGGGCTCAAGGCGGGGGCGATTGCTTCGACCGTTTGCCATGATCACCATAACATCGCAGCGGTGGGTGTGGATTATGACGATATGGCGCTGGCCTCGAACCGTCTGGGCGAAATCGAGGGCGGTTTCGTCGTCGTGCGGGACGGCAAGGTTCTGGCCGAGCTACCGCTGCCTGTGGCGGGTCTCATGAGCCTTGAGAGCTTTGAGCATGTGCGTGACAGATTGGTCGAGCTGCGCGAGGCGGCGCGGTCCCTTGGTGTCACCCTTGAGGAACCCTTCCTGCAACTGGCGTTCCTTGCACTGCCCGTTATTCCCGCGCTCAAGATCACCGATCGCGGGATGGTCGATGTGCACAAGTTCGAGCTGATCTCGTGA